A stretch of Nonomuraea africana DNA encodes these proteins:
- a CDS encoding LacI family DNA-binding transcriptional regulator, with amino-acid sequence MTSRAVTIAEVARHAGVAVSTVSYVLSGKRAISATTRARVMRSIGELGYHPNAGARALASRRSNVIALVLPLRAGMHLPVLMQFASSVVAMARRHDHDVLLMTADEGPDGLRRVAASSMVDGMVLMDVELDDPRVPLLRELDEPSVLIGFPADPSGLTCVDLDFARAGALCVEHLASLGHRRLALLGAPSVVYERGTGYARRTREGFVAAAGEAGVALPCEETFDEVASTVKDLFARLPDLTGLVVHNEAAVGHVLGALRLLGKRVPDEVSVVAICPDDVAERASPPLTSVLIPAEDVGNRAVELLMAKLDGRPVPDATLLEPRLAIRASTR; translated from the coding sequence ATGACCAGCAGGGCAGTCACCATCGCCGAGGTCGCCAGGCACGCGGGCGTCGCGGTGAGCACCGTCTCCTACGTGCTCAGCGGCAAGCGCGCCATCTCGGCGACCACCAGGGCGCGGGTGATGCGCAGCATCGGCGAGCTCGGCTACCACCCCAACGCGGGCGCCAGGGCACTGGCCAGCAGGCGGTCCAACGTGATCGCGCTGGTGCTGCCGCTGCGCGCGGGCATGCACCTGCCGGTGCTGATGCAGTTCGCCAGCTCGGTGGTGGCCATGGCCCGCAGGCACGACCACGACGTGCTGCTCATGACCGCCGACGAGGGCCCCGACGGGCTGCGCAGGGTCGCGGCCAGCTCGATGGTCGACGGCATGGTGCTCATGGACGTCGAGCTCGACGATCCGCGCGTGCCGCTGCTGCGCGAGCTGGACGAACCCAGCGTGTTGATCGGCTTTCCGGCCGACCCCTCCGGCCTGACCTGCGTCGACCTCGACTTCGCCAGGGCGGGCGCGCTCTGCGTGGAGCACCTGGCCTCGCTCGGGCATCGCCGGCTGGCCCTGCTCGGCGCCCCCTCGGTGGTCTACGAGCGCGGAACCGGGTATGCCCGCCGTACCAGGGAGGGGTTCGTCGCGGCCGCGGGCGAGGCGGGCGTGGCGCTGCCGTGCGAGGAGACCTTCGACGAGGTGGCCTCGACCGTCAAGGACCTGTTCGCGCGGCTGCCCGACCTCACCGGCCTGGTCGTTCACAACGAGGCGGCCGTCGGCCACGTCCTGGGCGCGCTGCGGCTGCTCGGCAAGCGGGTGCCGGACGAGGTGTCCGTGGTCGCGATCTGTCCCGACGACGTCGCCGAGCGCGCCAGTCCGCCGCTGACCTCGGTGCTGATCCCCGCCGAGGACGTCGGCAACCGGGCGGTCGAGCTGCTCATGGCCAAGCTCGACGGCCGCCCGGTCCCCGACGCCACGCTCCTCGAACCGCGGCTGGCGATCAGGGCGAGCACCCGCTAG
- a CDS encoding FMN-dependent NADH-azoreductase, which translates to MPRLLHIDASAVHDGSVSREVARSFREAWDGEVVYRDLGARPVPHLMAAGISARYAPAQEHDAEQATAAFLQEALVKELLEAEAYLFAVPMYNFGAPSTFKAWLDHVLIPGRTIGMSPDDSPIAGRPATLISVRGGAYGPGTPREGWDFADPYLRRILTSVFGLDLTVVTAELTLAETTPAMAPLREAAAASQAAAHVAAREHARRISARSLV; encoded by the coding sequence ATGCCCCGACTGCTGCACATCGACGCCTCCGCCGTCCACGACGGATCGGTCTCCAGAGAGGTGGCCAGGTCGTTCAGGGAGGCGTGGGACGGCGAGGTCGTCTACCGCGACCTGGGCGCGCGGCCGGTCCCGCACCTCATGGCGGCCGGGATCAGCGCCAGGTACGCCCCCGCGCAGGAGCACGACGCGGAGCAGGCGACCGCGGCCTTCCTGCAGGAGGCGCTGGTGAAGGAGCTGCTGGAGGCGGAGGCGTACCTGTTCGCCGTGCCGATGTACAACTTCGGCGCGCCTTCTACGTTCAAGGCGTGGCTCGACCACGTCCTGATCCCCGGGCGCACCATAGGCATGAGCCCCGACGACAGCCCGATCGCCGGCAGGCCCGCGACGCTCATCAGCGTGCGCGGCGGCGCGTACGGGCCCGGCACCCCCAGGGAGGGCTGGGACTTCGCCGATCCGTACCTGCGCAGGATCCTCACCTCGGTGTTCGGCCTGGACCTGACCGTGGTCACCGCCGAGCTGACGCTGGCCGAGACGACGCCCGCCATGGCGCCGCTGCGTGAGGCCGCCGCCGCCTCGCAGGCCGCCGCGCACGTGGCCGCCCGCGAGCACGCGCGCCGGATCAGCGCGAGGTCGCTCGTCTAG